A window of Rhododendron vialii isolate Sample 1 chromosome 13a, ASM3025357v1 contains these coding sequences:
- the LOC131314380 gene encoding uncharacterized protein LOC131314380: protein MCHTHNTKFFPQKMAMILFLVFSLFLQGALGEIICEELSVGMCSFSVASSGKRCVLETTASSEGNGAFQCKTSEVVAMTMREWIESDACIGACGVDRYSIGISSDSLLEPQFTANLCSPACFHNCPNIVNLYYNVALGEGVFLPELCEAKQTNRRQSMSQILSSGAAAAASDSVYALAYAPDAANAPAYAPVAA, encoded by the exons ATGTGCCATACCCATAACACCAAATTCTTCCCCCAGAAAATGGCAATGATCCTTTtccttgttttctctcttttcttgcaAGGAGCTCTTG GTGAAATTATATGCGAGGAGTTGTCGGTTGGAATGTGCTCCTTCTCAGTCGCGTCTTCCGGGAAGCGATGTGTGTTGGAAACTACAGCCTCGAGTGAAGGAAATGGGGCCTTCCAGTGCAAGACGTCCGAGGTGGTGGCGATGACCATGCGTGAATGGATTGAGAGCGATGCGTGCATTGGTGCATGTGGCGTTGATAGATACTCCATCGGTATCTCATCCGATTCCCTCCTCGAGCCCCAATTCACTGCTAATCTCTGCTCACCGGCTTGTTTCCATAATTGCCCCAACATCGTTAATCTATACTACAATGTCGCCTTGGGAGAAG GGGTATTTTTGCCCGAGTTGTGCGAGGCTAAGCAGACCAATCGACGGCAGTCAATGAGTCAAATCCTAAGTTCTGgcgcagcagcagcagcttctGATTCAGTCTATGCTCTAGCTTATGCTCCTGATGCTGCCAATGCTCCAGCTTATGCTCCTGTTGCTGCCTAA
- the LOC131314383 gene encoding uncharacterized protein LOC131314383 encodes MEHGSFQDQTASTFSLADEEHTLANSLRFALNQDPRVTVCGYSIPHPADARVNIRVQTTGDPASEVFKDACQDLMLMCQHVRSTFDQVVADFKKTQELEGAKDHKTMQDLETMSIKD; translated from the exons ATGGAACACGGGTCATTCCAGGACCAGACGGCATCGACATTCTCATTGGCCGATGAGGAGCATACACTCGCGAATTCCCTCAGATTCGCTCTGAACCAAGA TCCAAGAGTAACAGTCTGCGGGTACAGCATCCCTCATCCTGCAGATGCTCGAGTAAATATAAGAGTCCAGACAACTG GTGATCCAGCAAGCGAGGTATTCAAAGATGCATGCCAGGATCTGATGCTCATGTGCCAGCATGTTAGGAGCACCTTTGACCAGGTTGTTGCTGATTTTAAAAAGACCCAAGAACTTGAAGGGGCAAAAGATCATAAAACCATGCAAGACCTGGAAACAATGAGTATTAAAGATTAA
- the LOC131314385 gene encoding mitochondrial import inner membrane translocase subunit TIM10: MAATNNTPTQLDKDQIFGMAEKEMEYRVEMFNKLTHTCFNKCVEKRYKEAELNMGENSCIDRCVSKYWQVTNLIGQLLGSNRPPM, encoded by the exons ATGGCTGCCACCAATAATACCCCAACACAACTGGACAAAGACCAG ATCTTTGGTATGGCAGAAAAGGAGATGGAGTACAGAGTTGAAATGTTCAACAA GCTAACCCACACATGTTTCAACAAGTGCGTTGAGAAAAG gtACAAGGAAGCGGAGCTAAACATGGGTGAAAATAGCTGCATTGATCGCTGTGTTTCGAAGTACTGGCAG GTGACCAATCTCATTGGGCAATTGCTCGGTTCCAATCGGCCTCCAATGTGA
- the LOC131314377 gene encoding serine/threonine-protein kinase BSK5-like isoform X1 yields the protein MGGRCSRFGLCWWPSNLKSNLPHSSDLDREYEKLSVPSFREYSLDQLRAATSGFSVDHIVSEHGEKAPNVVYKGMLEDGRWIAVKRFNKSAWPDTRQFMDEARLVGELRSERLANLIGCCCEGHERLLVAEFMPHETLSKHLFHWDAQPMKWAMRLRVAFYLAQALDYCSSKGRALYHDLNAYRVLFDQDGNPRLSCFGLMKNSRDGKSYSTNLAFTPPEYLRTGRVTPESVVYSFGTLLLDLLSGKHIPPSHALDLIRGKNFLMLMDSCLEGHFSNNDGTELVRLASRCLQYEPRERPNARSLVIALAPLQKETEVPSHVLMGISHETASSASTSVLTPLGEACSRTDLTAIHEILENLGYKDDEGVANELSFQMWTSQIQETLNGKKRGDAAFRAKDFSTAIDSYTEFIDGGTMISPTVFARRCLCYLMNNMPQEALGDAMQAQVISPDWPAAFYLQAAALFKLGMDNDARETLKDGSLLDAKRKRN from the exons ATGGGAGGCCGCTGCTCCAGATTCGGTCTCTGCTGGTGGCCCTCCAACCTCAAATCCAACCTACCTCATTCATCCGATCTCG ACCGCGAGTATGAGAAGCTGTCAGTGCCTAGTTTCAGAGAATACAGTTTGGATCAGCTGAGGGCTGCGACCTCAGGATTCTCGGTGGACCACATTGTATCGGAACACGGCGAGAAAGCTCCCAATGTTGTGTACAAAGGAATGCTCGAAGATGGCCGTTGGATCGCCGTCAAGCGTTTCAACAAGTCTGCCTGGCCCGATACTCGTCAATTCATG GATGAAGCGAGATTGGTGGGGGAGCTGCGGAGTGAGCGGCTGGCTAACTTGATTGGCTGTTGCTGCGAAGGCCATGAGCGATTGCTTGTTGCCGAATTCATGCCTCATGAGACTCTCTCAAAGCATCTTTTCCATT GGGATGCGCAGCCCATGAAATGGGCAATGAGGTTAAGAGTGGCTTTCTACTTGGCACAAGCACTGGATTACTGCAGCAGTAAAGGGCGGGCACTGTATCATGACCTCAATGCTTATAGGGTGTTGTTCGATCAG GATGGTAATCCCAGGCTCTCATGCTTTGGCCTAATGAAGAATAGCAGAGATGGAAAGAGCTATAGTACGAACTTGGCTTTCACCCCTCCAGAGTACTTGAGGACAG GTAGAGTGACGCCAGAGAGTGTTGTTTACAGTTTTGGTACCCTATTGCTTGATCTTCTCAGTGGAAAACATATTCCGCCAAGCCAT GCACTTGACCTGATACGTGGCAAGAATTTTCTGATGCTGATGGACTCTTGTTTGGAGGGTCATTTCTCAAACAACGATGGGACTGAATTAGTGCGGTTAGCTTCACGTTGCTTACAATATGAACCTCGCGAGAGGCCAAATGCTAGGTCTCTTGTGATTGCCCTTGCTCCTCTTCAGAAAGAAACTGAG GTACCATCTCATGTTCTGATGGGTATTTCTCATGAAACTGCATCCTCCGCATCAACATCAGTATTAACACCTCTGGGTGAAGCTTGCTCAAGAACGGATCTAACAGCTATACATGAAATATTGGAAAATCTTGGATACAAGGATGACGAGGGCGTTGCAAATGAG cTTTCTTTCCAAATGTGGACAAGCCAAATACAGGAGACCCTGAATGGAAAGAAACGCGGTGATGCTGCTTTTCGAGCTAAAGACTTCAGTACTGCCATTGACTCTTATACAGAA TTCATCGATGGGGGAACCATGATATCACCAACAGTCTTTGCAAGGCGCTGCTTATGTTATCTGATGAATAATATGCCACAAGAGGCCCTTGGAGATGCTATGCAAGCCCAGGTAATATCTCCTGATTGGCCTGCTGCGTTCTATCTTCAAGCAGCTGCCCTGTTCAAGCTGGGGATGGACAATGATGCAAGAGAAACACTCAAAGACGGCTCATTATTGGATgccaaaaggaaaagaaactga
- the LOC131314377 gene encoding serine/threonine-protein kinase BSK5-like isoform X2: MVLESSLLQILDREYEKLSVPSFREYSLDQLRAATSGFSVDHIVSEHGEKAPNVVYKGMLEDGRWIAVKRFNKSAWPDTRQFMDEARLVGELRSERLANLIGCCCEGHERLLVAEFMPHETLSKHLFHWDAQPMKWAMRLRVAFYLAQALDYCSSKGRALYHDLNAYRVLFDQDGNPRLSCFGLMKNSRDGKSYSTNLAFTPPEYLRTGRVTPESVVYSFGTLLLDLLSGKHIPPSHALDLIRGKNFLMLMDSCLEGHFSNNDGTELVRLASRCLQYEPRERPNARSLVIALAPLQKETEVPSHVLMGISHETASSASTSVLTPLGEACSRTDLTAIHEILENLGYKDDEGVANELSFQMWTSQIQETLNGKKRGDAAFRAKDFSTAIDSYTEFIDGGTMISPTVFARRCLCYLMNNMPQEALGDAMQAQVISPDWPAAFYLQAAALFKLGMDNDARETLKDGSLLDAKRKRN, from the exons ATGGTTCTAGAGAGTTCATTACTTCAGATCTTAG ACCGCGAGTATGAGAAGCTGTCAGTGCCTAGTTTCAGAGAATACAGTTTGGATCAGCTGAGGGCTGCGACCTCAGGATTCTCGGTGGACCACATTGTATCGGAACACGGCGAGAAAGCTCCCAATGTTGTGTACAAAGGAATGCTCGAAGATGGCCGTTGGATCGCCGTCAAGCGTTTCAACAAGTCTGCCTGGCCCGATACTCGTCAATTCATG GATGAAGCGAGATTGGTGGGGGAGCTGCGGAGTGAGCGGCTGGCTAACTTGATTGGCTGTTGCTGCGAAGGCCATGAGCGATTGCTTGTTGCCGAATTCATGCCTCATGAGACTCTCTCAAAGCATCTTTTCCATT GGGATGCGCAGCCCATGAAATGGGCAATGAGGTTAAGAGTGGCTTTCTACTTGGCACAAGCACTGGATTACTGCAGCAGTAAAGGGCGGGCACTGTATCATGACCTCAATGCTTATAGGGTGTTGTTCGATCAG GATGGTAATCCCAGGCTCTCATGCTTTGGCCTAATGAAGAATAGCAGAGATGGAAAGAGCTATAGTACGAACTTGGCTTTCACCCCTCCAGAGTACTTGAGGACAG GTAGAGTGACGCCAGAGAGTGTTGTTTACAGTTTTGGTACCCTATTGCTTGATCTTCTCAGTGGAAAACATATTCCGCCAAGCCAT GCACTTGACCTGATACGTGGCAAGAATTTTCTGATGCTGATGGACTCTTGTTTGGAGGGTCATTTCTCAAACAACGATGGGACTGAATTAGTGCGGTTAGCTTCACGTTGCTTACAATATGAACCTCGCGAGAGGCCAAATGCTAGGTCTCTTGTGATTGCCCTTGCTCCTCTTCAGAAAGAAACTGAG GTACCATCTCATGTTCTGATGGGTATTTCTCATGAAACTGCATCCTCCGCATCAACATCAGTATTAACACCTCTGGGTGAAGCTTGCTCAAGAACGGATCTAACAGCTATACATGAAATATTGGAAAATCTTGGATACAAGGATGACGAGGGCGTTGCAAATGAG cTTTCTTTCCAAATGTGGACAAGCCAAATACAGGAGACCCTGAATGGAAAGAAACGCGGTGATGCTGCTTTTCGAGCTAAAGACTTCAGTACTGCCATTGACTCTTATACAGAA TTCATCGATGGGGGAACCATGATATCACCAACAGTCTTTGCAAGGCGCTGCTTATGTTATCTGATGAATAATATGCCACAAGAGGCCCTTGGAGATGCTATGCAAGCCCAGGTAATATCTCCTGATTGGCCTGCTGCGTTCTATCTTCAAGCAGCTGCCCTGTTCAAGCTGGGGATGGACAATGATGCAAGAGAAACACTCAAAGACGGCTCATTATTGGATgccaaaaggaaaagaaactga
- the LOC131314381 gene encoding 17.3 kDa class I heat shock protein-like: protein MSLIPSFFGDRRGSSASNSIFDPFPLDVWDPFRTFPQFPQLFRENSALVTTRVDWKETPEAHVFKADLPGLKKEEVKVEVEDDRVLQISGERRAEKEEKDEAWHRVERSSGKFVRRFRLPENAKMDQIRAGMENGVLTVTVPKEEVKKPDVKSIEISG from the coding sequence ATGTCTCTAATCCCAAGCTTCTTCGGCGACCGACGAGGCAGCAGCGCTAGCAACAGCATCTTCGATCCCTTCCCCCTCGACGTCTGGGACCCATTTCGGACCTTTCCCCAATTCCCCCAACTATTCCGCGAGAACTCGGCGTTGGTGACCACGCGCGTGGACTGGAAGGAGACCCCGGAGGCGCACGTGTTCAAGGCGGACCTGCCGGGGCTGAAGAAGGAGGAGGtgaaggtggaggtggaggacgACAGGGTGTTGCAGATCAGCGGGGAGAGGAGAGCGGAGAAGGAGGAGAAGGACGAGGCGTGGCACCGGGTGGAGAGGAGCAGCGGAAAGTTCGTGAGGCGGTTCAGGCTGCCGGAGAACGCGAAGATGGATCAGATCAGGGCGGGGATGGAGAACGGGGTTCTGACCGTGACGGTTCCAAAGGAGGAGGTGAAGAAGCCCGATGTTAAGAGTATTGAGATTTCCGGTTAG
- the LOC131313843 gene encoding copper transporter 1-like produces MHQKMMNSHMTFTWGKNSKESLISYLIDLISVFLLSLLVECLSHTRFINAVTNDIVAGLMQTVLYGVRIGLAYLVMLLVMSCNVGILLAAVAGFSAGFLLFGSRVFRTSETIGVYQKPTDLPPLNC; encoded by the coding sequence ATGCACCAGAAAATGATGAATTCCCACATGACATTTACCTGGGGCAAGAACAGTAAAGAGAGTCTAATCTCCTACTTAATAGACTTGATTTCGGTGTTTCTGCTTTCGTTGCTAGTGGAATGTCTCTCTCACACCCGGTTCATCAACGCCGTCACAAACGACATCGTCGCCGGGCTCATGCAGACCGTCTTGTACGGAGTCCGGATCGGACTGGCTTACTTGGTGATGCTGTTGGTCATGTCCTGCAACGTTGGGATATTGCTGGCCGCCGTGGCTGGATTTTCTGCCGGATTCTTGCTATTTGGTAGTCGGGTTTTCCGTACATCGGAGACAATTGGGGTGTATCAAAAGCCTACAGATCTTCCTCCACTGAATTGCTGA